DNA sequence from the Alosa alosa isolate M-15738 ecotype Scorff River chromosome 2, AALO_Geno_1.1, whole genome shotgun sequence genome:
AGACAATTAATTGAATTTGCATCACAATTTAACTGACTGTAGGCTGTACGGCCAGATTGGCTAGACAATAGCCTTAATGTAGACAGGGTTTAGACGAGAATGACTTTTAGAAAAAGGAAAAAGTGTGTGAGATCCAAAACTTGTCAGGTGCTAGACAAACAGTatggtaaaaataaaaaacggtCTTAAAAGGGCAACATTTTGATCCCTGAGATCTTATAGCGAGTGGATCATGGGGATAGAAATGTGTTGCCCTTTTATGTGTGTGGAACGATGTCTTGTAAATGACGTTTAATTAAAcggtgtttcatttgtcccgatTCTCATGATTTCAGGAGTGTGGATAATCTCTAGGCCTACATCATAGCCTAAAATTCATTAATAAAGGGGGAAGAAATCGAGGATTAAATTATTAAACCATTCACTCGCGGCCATGTAAATCACTGACCCCACCTCGCTGGACCTCATGTGGCGTGCCTTCTTTAGTCACGTCAGTTGAGGTTCAGAGGGGTGGGGTTTGACCTAGCGGCTCCTCGTCGCTGGACCTACTGTAGGTGGTTCTGCAACGAGCACCACTTGCTTTTAtgggaaaataaaatacaaaataaattaaattattatgcatatttttttctgtttgtatatttgtttgtatctgtttgtaTATTTATAGTAACTATCTGGACTTGCCATATTAGTGTTATTTATCATCATTATTCATCAAATCAGTTTTTGGACTTGCCATATTAGTGTTATTTATCATCATTATTCATCAAATCAGTTTTGTTTTAACCTATTTTGTATGTGACAATATAtattcttctctccttttcaaGTTCTATGCTGAAACACCTTTGATTGGATGGGCCAGTGGTCAATCTGGCCGGCACTGTCCCAATTGGGCCCTTATGCAGCCTCGCTAGTGCTGAAAATACCAGCAAAACCTCTCTGCAATATTCCAAAGTCCCCAGACATCACCATCATAgatgtaaaaagtaaaaatgtgaCACATGGAAATAGGATGTTCTTTTAATTTCTAAATGGACACCTCCAAGCAGAACATTTCCAGTTGATTGGAACCttttaattattgttttaactgtaaatatggaTTTTCAGCTGGGTACCTATTTTTCTAAAGCCATTCCCTGACTTAAAAAGGTCATCACCCTTTCTTTTTATTTGAATTCAGCATATTCTCTTGCCTTTCTTGTGTTGAAAAAGGATTTCACCTCTGTGTCACATTATTTTCCTACCTTAGTGAAAATGGAAGTCATGGATTACTGCTGAATGTTCAAATACACTGATTAATTTAAAGAAGTTCAATATAAAACTTAAATAATAGTGGCACATGTGTTTATGGTTTAAAAacaatctctctttttctctcagaatacattttctttctttcaaggttgattttttttttctcattgttttcattgagaGATTATGATAAattacctgtttttagtcagaTTTACCAGTGCCCAAAAATGTGGAGGACCCTctatttgcctgtgtgtgtgtgtgtgtgagagagagagagagagagcatatgtatgtgcatgttaatGTTAAAGCCTTGGGGATGGATGCCGTTTTGATTGGCAGATTGAGGGATTTAAAGAGCAGGTGATGTAGGTAATGAGCAGAACTCTCCTGTGGGCTGTTATAGGGTGTTATAGGGGTGTGTGTACCCATCAATCACAATAGAGATtcagaaagaaagataaaagCCTGTGGTGCCAATCCAGTTTAAAACTCAAGGAACAGCTGGCCAAGCTGACAACCACCCCATACCCTAATACATACTAACCCATACCACACATCCCATACACTAATCCTAATACCCCCCATACACTAATACATACTAACCCATACCACACACATGTCCGTGTGGTATACATACTAACCCAtacccaaaacatgtccgtggtatataggatccggcccgcacgggagtacgacatcgtcaaactataacctccgtaatttcccccattcattctctatggcgggtcttaacccatttactcctgaaatgcctgctaaaaacgcctatagaatcctatggcattctagactaaataaccttatttcctgagagttttctgaaaaaatactaagaattgtcaacgtctaccaaaacctTACTATCTAAGCCTCTGCACACctaaaaacatgaaataaaaagcatgctgcgctacgcagcaaccagcgggagatagaatgttgcgtcGTGCAGCATCCAGCACGAATGggttaacagtacacatgtaatactctttttgtccactggtggttgttttggcgctgtttcgcgtttgccatcgaaaacggaatgaaatgtatagtaggcctacctgcaaacaatgtaagaggcctctgctgactgcatcagtgcttaAAGTATTCTAAAcatttatcaattaattgttaataactaactaacttctattcaagtcataattctggaactttctggtataattatttatattttttgttcTCAATGTTCAAatctcgttcaaatgttcatacagagttcacaaagttctcatcaggtgagtgaaaattagaatggtggtcatttcagatgtttctgccaccacttcataaaactcatagtttgagaactttaaattatttgtaggatattgcttgttcacaacttgagctgtgtatgcaaagttcagagttcaaaatatacttttgggactccctgcttatagttttgagaatgctattattagtattatttcatttgagctacattttacactgatatggcatgatggcaatataaatacagataacaatggtattaaattgcaatagcctatagattaaatgtaatggaatattcaactaaggtagactgcctttgttcacagcgctaagctatttatggtactgatatactccgagtctctggccctctcttagatccaggcatagtgagctggccctcggaagaaaaagtttggggactaCTGCCTTAATACATACACCATCTACAGTCATGCTGGATAACCTAATGCTGTTCAAAACCCACACAGATTGGATGAGCAGATCTGTAAACACACCACTATCCACTCTGAATGGTTTAATTCCCCTGTACCTCTGGAATGGAACACATTGAACAAACTgtcccacactctctcacagtGATAGCGATTTAAATATTAAAGTTGAAAGTTAGAATGTTTGAAATATTATTTGACTGTGGACAGCTTGCCATTTCTGTTAACTTAGGTCCTGTAGGCTGATAGTATGTGGACTTTCGCAATTTGAGCATGTTCATTTagaaaatacattttctttACCCTTCAAACTGAAACCCATGATAGAAAATGTAACTGCTTAACATTGTTGGACTGTTCACTTGTGTTGCAGAATTCAAcaatatagtgtgtgtatgtgtatgttaggtgtgtgctatgtgtatgtgtgtttgtgtatgttttggtGTGTCTGCTGAATGTGTGCTGGAtgcatgtgtttttatgtgtgctaaagtgtgtgtatgtgccaaatgtgtgtgtgtgtgtgattgtgccaaatgtatgtgtgtgtgtgtgtctggagtgcTCTGTCACAGACACACCCCCGTGTCTGTCTGCATAAATAGCGCTTCTCCAGAGGGGCTGCTGCACCTGACTGAGCAGCTCCATCTcggcgtctctcctctctccttctgcagCTGCGCTCATGGCCGACTCAGCCCGTCTCAGTGGAGGCGCTGTGCGCTTTGGCGCCACCTACAGTGGAAACAAGTTATTCTCACGCGCGTCAGGGATGTCCTCTGGCATGCGGTCTTTCGGGGGAGGAATGTCactggggggaggtgggggagggtcCCTCGCTCTGCGATCGGGTCTGGGTGGTGGAATGGGGTTCGGAATGGGCCTCGGGTCTGCCGGAGCGGGATTCGGAATGGGCCTCGGGTCTGCCGGAGCGGGATTCGGAATGGGGCTAGGGTCCGGCGGGGCAGCAGGGGGCGGCTCTCGGGGGGCTGCAGGGTTCCGTATGGGCGTGGCTCCACTGCGTGCCCGGCTCGGTGGGAAAGTGTTCAAGATCGGGCGCCGTATGGGTTCAACCCGGCCTTCCTGGGGGCAGGCCCGGGAGTGGGCGCTGCAGGGGCAGTTGGGGTGGGTGGGGCAGGTGGAATGGGCGGGGGGGCAGGAGGGGCAGTTCCCACACTGGACCCCTCTCTGCCATCTCTGGACACAGTGCAGGTGACCCGACTCCGAGAGaaggaggagctgcaggtgCTCAACGACAAGTTCGCCACCTTCATTGATAAGGTGAGCAcctggaggaggtgtgtgtttgtgtgtaagtgagagagaaaggctgtgttgtgtctgagtgagtgagagaggttgtgtgtgtctatgtgtgtgagtgagagaggctgtgtgtgtgtgtgagtgagtgagtgagtgagtgaatgagaaaggctgtgttgtgtctgaatgagtgagagaggttgtgtgtgtctatgtgtgtgagtgagagaggctgtgtgtgtgagtgagtgagtgtgtgcgcaagTGAATGAGAGACCTCCTTGACCTATAAGATGAGAGCAGGGAGCAGGTGTGTGGAAGTATATGTGCAGAATGTCTAGATGAGAGTGTGTTGCTGGGAGACACacaatggggtgtgtgtggaacaAACCATGTTTATTTGTGCCAGACCATGGGTTTGTCACTGAGTGAGAATATGTGTTTGAGAATATGTGTTTAGCAGGGatgatgagagagtgtgtgagagagtacagCATCTGTGATAACtgatagtctgtgtgtgtgtgtgtgtgattttacatttacattgattTTAGTTCAGTTGACTTACTGATACAATTCAGGCAAATCCACATTTTTAAAGTTTGAAATGAATGTATGGGTTCACAAATCATTGATTAGCTGTgttaaataatgataataatattgattgtaagagagagagagattgtgtgtgtgtggtgtgcagccTACATATTTTAGTGCCTGAGGACACAGAATGTCCTGACATGTGTGCAGTAGGAGAAGGAGCAACTGGTATGCTTCCAGCACCTGAGGTCCtcagcgtgagtgtgtgtgagagtgaagcTTGCATGGTTCTAAAACCAAAAGACACATAGGgtttctgtgtcagtgtgtgagtgtgtgtgtgtgagagagagtgtctgtgtgagtgtcagcGTGTGCGAGAAagaaagtatgtgtgtctgtgtcaatgtgtctttgtgagtgtgtatgtctgtgtgtgtgtgtgtgtgtgttcatacatgTCCTGGTCCTCACCTACCTGCACTCTCCCTGTGCGGTATAAGGCTCGCTCTCTGGAGCAGCACAACGCCGTGCTGAAGGCCAAGATCTCCATGTTCACCAACCCCGACCAGGGCGGCCCGGCCAGCACGTCCATCCTACTCACCTCCGCCATCGGCTCCTACAAGGGCCAGATAGACTCGCTGACCGCTACCAAAGAGGCCGTCATCGCTGAAATCGAACACTACAAGAACATCATTGAAGACGTCAGCGCCAGGTGTGTGTGATCAAGAACTGTTATTGTTATCATTGAACTGTCTGGGGGGCACTGTGGTGCAACTGGTTACAATGCCCAAACCACACTCAGATCCACGGGCCCACGGGGACCAGGGTTTGAGTCCAGCCCGGGTCATTTCCCGGTCCCATTCCATGTCTCTCTCCTACTCGCTTCTCCCATTCCATGCTCTCTCTACTGTCCTGtcagattaaaggcataaaaaggcggacaaaataaatatatataatatatctatataCACGTTTGATTGGCTGTTTCTTCAGGTATGAAGAGGAAACGACACAAACAAAGACTCTGGAGATCGACTGGAGCAACCTGAAGGAGGCaagattattattaattattattatcatattgtttacatgtatatCACCTCTCAcaatacttaagtatttgacTAACTGAATTAAATAAACAATGACTGAATAGGATTTAAGACACTGCGTGCAGGAAGTTGATAATGTTACCGTCTTGTGTGCAGGAAGTTGATAGCCTCTACCTGTCCATCTTCGAGCTGCAGACTAGTATCAGTGGGCTGGAAGACCATAT
Encoded proteins:
- the si:dkey-183i3.5 gene encoding LOW QUALITY PROTEIN: thread biopolymer filament subunit alpha (The sequence of the model RefSeq protein was modified relative to this genomic sequence to represent the inferred CDS: deleted 2 bases in 1 codon), giving the protein MADSARLSGGAVRFGATYSGNKLFSRASGMSSGMRSFGGGMSLGGGGGGSLALRSGLGGGMGFGMGLGSAGAGFGMGLGSAGAGFGMGLGSGGAAGGGSRGAAGFRMGVAPLRARLGGKVFKIGPYGFNPAFLGAGPGVGAAGAVGVGAVPTLDPSLPSLDTVQVTRLREKEELQVLNDKFATFIDKARSLEQHNAVLKAKISMFTNPDQGGPASTSILLTSAIGSYKGQIDSLTATKEAVIAEIEHYKNIIEDVSARYEEETTQTKTLEIDWSNLKEEVDSLYLSIFELQTSISGLEDHIALSKQVYDAKVKEVRNIVTGSVRSAVSISVDNAAQAQDLTSALADVRGHYEALAQRSKQDALVSVQDSISMMSLTTQPNTQTLTSAKEELRVYKLQIDSVQREIERIKTLNIQLESQVEEAESHSSSHTETYQEQVLTLKSQLDDLRKQITHYGQEYQELLASKMSLDVEITAYKKLLDGEESRLKSGGGVTVHMSKTSVGGGGAGLGLAAGGGGGYGLGLGGGLGGGLGGGLGGGFGGGLGGGLGGGLGGGLGGGFGGGFGSGLGGAGSFGASSYFSSSLSSSALSSAVY